One stretch of Thalassovita sp. DNA includes these proteins:
- a CDS encoding alpha-hydroxy acid oxidase has product MDLHQRYPALSDLKAKAQKRLPWFVFEYLDSATGEERTQLRNRHGLDAVQLMPSILHGEQEVDLSVDLFGQRHPLPFGVSPVGMSGLFWPNAERLLAAAATRHGLPYGLSTVASRTPEEVGDCLNGNGWFQIYPPRDPEIRADMLKRARDAGFTTLVLTVDVPVASRRERQVRSGLTSPPRLTPRLLAQVARCPAWAMGMAKMGMPRMRLIDGYADKATGLSSTEHVGYLLRTSPDWTYLQALRDAWDGPLVVKGVMDARDVKPLEAAGVDGIWVSNHAGRQFDAAPASIDVLPAIRAETKLPVIFDSGVEGGLDICRAVALGADFVMLGRAWHYALGALGAKGPDHLVDLLRRDLLANMGQMGAKTLTDLPQRQLR; this is encoded by the coding sequence ATGGATCTGCATCAACGCTACCCCGCCCTCTCTGACCTGAAAGCAAAGGCGCAAAAACGTCTGCCCTGGTTTGTCTTTGAATACCTCGACAGCGCCACCGGGGAGGAGCGCACGCAGCTGCGCAACCGTCATGGGTTGGATGCGGTGCAGCTGATGCCCTCGATCCTGCATGGCGAACAAGAGGTAGATCTTTCGGTCGATCTCTTTGGGCAACGCCATCCCCTGCCCTTTGGTGTCTCACCCGTTGGCATGTCCGGTCTGTTCTGGCCCAACGCCGAACGGCTGCTGGCCGCCGCCGCCACCCGGCACGGGCTGCCCTATGGGCTGTCGACCGTGGCCAGCCGCACACCTGAGGAGGTAGGCGATTGCCTGAACGGCAATGGTTGGTTCCAGATTTACCCGCCGCGCGATCCTGAGATCCGCGCCGATATGTTGAAACGGGCGCGCGATGCAGGTTTCACCACCTTGGTTCTGACCGTGGATGTGCCGGTGGCCAGTCGCCGTGAACGGCAGGTTCGTTCGGGCCTAACCAGCCCGCCACGGCTGACCCCGCGTCTGCTGGCGCAGGTGGCCCGCTGCCCGGCCTGGGCCATGGGCATGGCGAAAATGGGCATGCCGCGGATGCGGCTGATCGATGGCTATGCGGATAAGGCGACCGGGCTCAGCTCCACCGAACATGTTGGCTACCTGCTGCGTACCTCCCCGGATTGGACCTATCTGCAGGCCCTGCGCGATGCCTGGGACGGCCCGCTTGTGGTCAAAGGTGTGATGGATGCGCGCGACGTGAAACCGCTGGAAGCGGCAGGCGTTGATGGCATCTGGGTCTCAAATCACGCCGGGCGCCAGTTTGACGCCGCCCCGGCCAGCATCGATGTGCTGCCCGCCATCCGCGCGGAAACCAAGCTGCCGGTGATCTTTGACAGCGGCGTCGAAGGCGGCCTCGATATCTGCCGCGCTGTCGCTTTAGGCGCAGATTTTGTCATGTTGGGGCGGGCATGGCATTATGCACTTGGGGCATTAGGGGCAAAAGGACCGGATCATCTGGTGGATCTGCTGCGCCGCGATCTGTTGGCCAACATGGGGCAAATGGGGGCCAAAACACTGACAGACCTGCCGCAACGGCAGCTACGCTGA
- a CDS encoding LysR family transcriptional regulator, which produces MTAPTPRPEDINWDDLKYIHALARAGSQQGAADALRVTRSTVGRRLEALEQRLGTQLFERRSDGVTLTAAGHHLLPHAEAVADEMAALSRRVAGLDQQMTGLIRLSMPHFLAQSFVMDLLTDFARTWPEVELAIDLSAANANLDQREADLSLRYATEVGDAVLGRRLVTCSLATYCSPKMAATLKQQDDGQGLTWIGSFEPEGQENADWIAHSPYPKARLKHRMSEGATQIAMARAGLGLIRLPCFIGDLTDGLTRAPGSQPVAGRSLWLLRHPDLRHSAKVTALADHLAEGIRAKRSEIEVTV; this is translated from the coding sequence ATGACAGCCCCCACCCCGCGCCCTGAGGATATCAACTGGGATGATCTAAAATACATCCACGCCCTGGCGCGGGCCGGATCACAACAGGGCGCGGCGGATGCCTTGCGGGTGACCCGCAGCACGGTTGGCCGCCGGCTGGAGGCATTGGAACAGCGTCTGGGCACCCAGCTGTTTGAACGGCGCAGCGATGGCGTCACCCTGACCGCGGCCGGGCACCATCTGCTGCCCCATGCTGAGGCTGTGGCGGATGAAATGGCCGCCCTGTCACGCCGTGTGGCGGGGTTGGATCAACAGATGACGGGCCTGATCCGCCTGTCGATGCCGCACTTTCTGGCGCAGAGCTTTGTGATGGACCTGCTGACCGATTTTGCGCGCACCTGGCCCGAGGTTGAGCTGGCCATCGATCTGAGCGCAGCAAACGCCAATCTGGATCAGCGCGAGGCGGATCTGTCGCTGCGCTACGCAACGGAAGTGGGGGATGCCGTCCTGGGCCGGCGGCTGGTCACCTGCAGCCTGGCGACCTATTGCAGCCCCAAGATGGCCGCGACCCTGAAGCAGCAGGACGACGGGCAAGGGCTGACCTGGATCGGCAGCTTTGAACCCGAAGGGCAAGAGAACGCGGATTGGATCGCCCACAGCCCCTACCCCAAGGCCCGGCTGAAACACCGAATGAGCGAAGGCGCAACACAGATTGCTATGGCGCGTGCCGGGCTGGGGCTGATCCGCCTGCCCTGTTTCATCGGCGATCTGACTGATGGGCTGACCCGCGCGCCCGGATCACAGCCCGTTGCTGGCCGCAGCCTCTGGCTGCTGCGCCACCCTGACCTGCGCCACAGCGCCAAGGTCACCGCACTTGCCGACCATCTGGCAGAAGGCATCCGCGCCAAACGGTCTGAGATCGAAGTGACGGTCTAG
- a CDS encoding Mrp/NBP35 family ATP-binding protein, whose amino-acid sequence MAPTKTEIENALAQIELPDGGTLVSRDMLRAMQITGSEVRFVIEAPSPEAAKMMEPLRAVAERCVAALPGVTKVSVALTAHGPAPAAKPAPSLKIGGHPTPQAGPMRPAGVDRILVVGSGKGGVGKSTVSSNLAVALAKQGRKVGLLDADIYGPSQPRMMGVSKRPASPDGKTIEPLRAHGVTLMSIGLMLDPDKAVVWRGPMLMGALQQMLGQVNWGELDVLIVDLPPGTGDVQLTLCQKTVLNGAIIVSTPQDVALLDARKAIDMFKTLKTPILGLVENMSTFHCPECGHEAHIFGHGGVAKEAKEMGVPLLAQLPIDLDTRLGGDGGAPVALGEGPVAEAYARLAKGLVQGGMA is encoded by the coding sequence ATGGCACCGACAAAAACCGAAATTGAAAATGCGCTGGCACAGATCGAATTGCCTGATGGCGGCACTTTGGTGAGTCGCGACATGTTGCGGGCGATGCAGATCACCGGCTCTGAGGTGCGGTTTGTGATTGAGGCGCCCAGCCCCGAAGCGGCCAAGATGATGGAACCGCTGCGCGCCGTGGCGGAACGCTGTGTTGCTGCGCTGCCGGGGGTCACCAAAGTCTCGGTCGCGTTGACGGCCCATGGCCCGGCACCCGCGGCGAAACCGGCGCCCAGCCTGAAAATCGGTGGCCACCCCACGCCGCAGGCCGGCCCGATGCGGCCTGCGGGTGTTGACCGCATTCTGGTCGTTGGCTCAGGCAAAGGGGGCGTGGGCAAATCCACTGTCTCCTCAAACCTTGCCGTGGCGCTGGCCAAACAGGGCCGCAAGGTTGGTCTGTTGGATGCAGATATCTATGGGCCGTCACAGCCCCGTATGATGGGGGTCAGCAAACGCCCCGCCAGCCCCGATGGCAAAACCATCGAACCGCTGCGGGCCCATGGCGTCACACTGATGTCCATTGGTCTGATGCTGGATCCGGACAAGGCGGTGGTCTGGCGCGGCCCGATGCTGATGGGGGCGCTGCAGCAGATGCTGGGGCAGGTGAACTGGGGCGAATTGGACGTGCTGATCGTCGATCTGCCGCCCGGCACAGGCGATGTGCAGCTGACGCTTTGTCAGAAAACGGTGCTGAACGGGGCGATCATCGTCTCAACGCCGCAGGATGTGGCGCTGCTGGATGCGCGCAAAGCGATCGATATGTTCAAGACGCTGAAGACCCCGATCCTGGGGCTGGTGGAAAACATGTCGACCTTCCATTGCCCTGAATGTGGACATGAGGCGCATATCTTCGGCCACGGTGGTGTCGCCAAAGAGGCTAAGGAAATGGGCGTGCCGCTCTTGGCGCAGTTGCCCATTGATCTGGACACCCGCCTTGGCGGTGATGGTGGCGCGCCGGTTGCGCTGGGGGAGGGCCCGGTGGCCGAGGCCTACGCCCGGCTTGCCAAAGGTCTGGTGCAGGGCGGTATGGCCTGA
- a CDS encoding polysaccharide deacetylase family protein: protein MADRPALCLTFDDNFVDSWHDTLDLFDKYDARATFFLCWPERISAPQLRKLQEIEARGHEIGFHTREHVRLPKYLLSHTLEDYLDDQIDRGLDAMADLGFHPKSFSFPYFRFRPKLIAPLLERFEILRLEGPYDQFHDSLSARYGSRTVNTYCFTDKTGMGLSNGYFADRFEWLQQEGGAAVTCGHFIGTEGNKFPKMRCSSDDLEGILALARAYRFDFVTMTELSQSRPASVVRPTEQPAPIAAWEAA from the coding sequence ATGGCGGACCGTCCGGCACTATGCTTGACGTTTGACGACAATTTCGTCGACTCTTGGCATGACACCCTTGATCTTTTTGACAAATACGATGCGCGGGCGACGTTTTTCCTGTGTTGGCCGGAACGCATCAGCGCGCCGCAACTTCGCAAGCTGCAAGAGATAGAAGCGCGTGGTCATGAGATCGGGTTTCACACGCGGGAACACGTGCGCCTGCCCAAATATCTGCTGTCGCACACGTTGGAGGACTATCTGGACGACCAGATTGATCGCGGGCTGGACGCGATGGCCGATCTGGGCTTTCACCCCAAAAGCTTCTCATTCCCCTATTTCCGGTTCCGGCCCAAACTGATTGCGCCGCTGCTGGAACGGTTTGAGATCCTGCGCCTGGAAGGCCCCTATGATCAGTTCCACGACTCGCTCAGCGCGCGCTATGGCAGCCGCACCGTGAACACCTATTGCTTCACCGACAAAACTGGCATGGGCCTGTCGAACGGCTATTTTGCTGATCGCTTTGAATGGCTGCAGCAAGAAGGTGGCGCGGCGGTGACCTGCGGCCACTTCATTGGCACCGAGGGCAACAAGTTTCCCAAGATGCGCTGCAGCTCGGACGATCTGGAAGGGATCTTGGCGCTGGCCCGGGCCTATCGCTTTGACTTCGTGACGATGACCGAGCTCAGCCAGTCCCGCCCCGCCTCCGTGGTGCGACCGACGGAGCAGCCCGCCCCTATCGCCGCCTGGGAAGCGGCCTAG
- a CDS encoding sensor domain-containing diguanylate cyclase, translating to MAKPLTYYMQQIRRAVLALGFVALITAVALLAVLKAPGPIVDRLIEDDIRAQSVLWQRQVILQLDDAEHSFETATVSEHDRHFLLLMVEASDVFRFHLFDKTGHVFWSTDTSKIGLDEERPYFREFVAQGQVYYVDEVQTGAEIQAAHAGHDAHDPNHAEPLIHPDAYEERHVAKISVPYLHNGQFDGAIEFYSDITELRSSFIARVRLMLAIIAAVVLSTMTIAGLALHRANRRNVAQLNLSNAKERDIVDKQLRLAREVQLLGELNEWLQSSHSLEEPFQMVARFMTHILPNAEGSVYVYSNSRDVLEGCGKWNGGEVKAQIHPEECWGLRRGRTYEFGASEVDFTCDHAEPHDGRPYYCFPILAHGETVGLMHLRAVAGKERAFRSNKKLAQMCAEQLSMAIANVRMRDQLQDQSVRDPLTGLFNRRHMTECLRKAINNSQNTGVPLSLIAVDVDHFKKFNDNHGHDAGDMILRAVGTALEKACDGDQVACRMGGEEFTLILPGVKNADVLRKAEHLRKAVEAISLRYGEKTLPTVTISLGVSHYPQHGTLPQELMRCADEALYAAKAKGRNQVRLANTVSPSPRDPSAQVAEEDATVAELNTTPSAQMPDPSNESLAETWDRDLAADRAATSEASSGEDATEPAPSDQEEGHKAGNVAAR from the coding sequence ATGGCCAAACCACTCACTTATTATATGCAACAGATCAGGCGTGCGGTCCTGGCACTTGGCTTTGTGGCGCTGATCACCGCGGTGGCGCTGCTGGCGGTGTTGAAAGCGCCCGGCCCGATTGTTGATCGGTTGATTGAGGATGACATCCGCGCCCAATCCGTTTTGTGGCAGCGTCAGGTGATCCTGCAGTTGGACGATGCGGAACACAGTTTTGAAACCGCCACCGTCAGCGAACATGATCGTCATTTCCTGTTGCTGATGGTCGAAGCCTCGGACGTGTTCCGCTTTCATCTTTTTGACAAAACCGGCCATGTTTTCTGGTCCACCGATACCAGCAAGATCGGCCTGGATGAAGAACGCCCCTATTTCCGCGAATTTGTGGCGCAGGGGCAGGTCTATTATGTCGATGAGGTGCAAACTGGCGCGGAGATCCAGGCGGCCCACGCCGGCCATGACGCACATGATCCAAACCATGCCGAACCCCTGATCCACCCCGACGCCTATGAAGAGCGGCATGTCGCCAAAATCTCAGTCCCTTACCTGCACAACGGGCAGTTTGACGGCGCGATTGAGTTCTATTCGGATATTACTGAGCTGCGCAGTTCTTTCATTGCGCGGGTGCGGCTGATGTTGGCGATCATCGCCGCTGTGGTGCTCAGCACCATGACCATCGCCGGTCTGGCCCTGCACCGCGCCAACCGCAGAAATGTCGCCCAGCTGAACCTCAGCAATGCCAAAGAACGAGACATCGTTGACAAACAGCTGCGCCTTGCCCGCGAAGTGCAGCTATTGGGGGAGCTGAACGAATGGCTGCAGTCCAGCCACTCGCTGGAGGAACCGTTCCAGATGGTCGCGCGTTTCATGACCCATATCCTGCCCAATGCGGAGGGCAGCGTTTACGTCTATTCCAACTCCCGCGATGTGTTGGAGGGCTGTGGCAAATGGAACGGCGGTGAGGTCAAAGCGCAGATCCACCCGGAGGAATGCTGGGGCTTGCGCCGCGGCCGCACCTATGAATTTGGCGCCTCAGAGGTGGACTTCACCTGCGATCACGCCGAACCTCATGATGGCCGCCCCTATTACTGCTTTCCCATTCTGGCCCATGGCGAAACCGTCGGGCTGATGCATCTGCGCGCCGTTGCCGGAAAAGAACGGGCTTTCCGAAGCAACAAGAAACTGGCCCAGATGTGTGCAGAACAGCTGTCCATGGCGATCGCCAATGTGCGGATGCGGGATCAGCTGCAGGATCAGTCGGTACGCGACCCGCTGACCGGGCTGTTCAACCGCCGCCATATGACCGAATGCCTGCGCAAGGCAATCAACAACAGCCAGAACACCGGCGTGCCGCTGAGCCTCATCGCGGTGGATGTGGACCACTTCAAAAAGTTCAATGACAACCATGGCCACGACGCAGGTGATATGATCCTGCGCGCCGTGGGCACCGCATTGGAAAAGGCCTGCGATGGCGATCAGGTCGCCTGCCGTATGGGCGGCGAGGAGTTTACGCTGATACTGCCCGGGGTGAAAAACGCTGATGTGTTGCGCAAGGCCGAACATCTGCGCAAAGCGGTCGAAGCGATCTCACTGCGCTACGGCGAGAAAACACTGCCGACGGTCACCATTTCGCTGGGCGTTTCGCACTATCCGCAGCATGGCACCCTGCCGCAGGAGCTGATGCGCTGCGCCGACGAAGCGCTCTACGCCGCCAAGGCCAAAGGTCGCAATCAGGTCCGGCTGGCCAACACGGTGAGCCCCAGCCCCCGCGATCCATCCGCGCAAGTGGCGGAAGAGGACGCCACTGTGGCTGAGTTAAACACCACCCCATCTGCTCAAATGCCTGACCCGTCGAACGAGTCGCTGGCGGAAACTTGGGACAGAGATCTGGCCGCCGATCGTGCCGCCACTTCGGAAGCGTCAAGTGGTGAGGACGCGACGGAGCCAGCCCCGTCGGATCAAGAGGAGGGCCACAAAGCCGGCAATGTGGCGGCCCGTTGA
- a CDS encoding DUF1127 domain-containing protein: MANASILRTETFGIADRFAALIQDLQERRARRKLFRETLNEMSALGDRELRDLGLSRSQLRSVAWEHAYKGK; the protein is encoded by the coding sequence ATGGCAAACGCATCGATCCTTCGCACTGAGACCTTCGGCATCGCAGACCGCTTCGCGGCGCTGATCCAGGACCTGCAGGAACGCCGTGCACGCCGCAAGCTGTTCCGTGAAACCCTGAACGAAATGTCGGCTCTCGGTGATCGCGAACTGCGCGACCTGGGCCTGAGCCGCAGCCAACTGCGTTCGGTTGCTTGGGAACACGCCTACAAAGGCAAATAA
- a CDS encoding homocysteine S-methyltransferase family protein, with amino-acid sequence MTKMTLLDGGMSRELVACGAELKQPEWSAGAVIDAPEAVVAAHRNFINAGAQVVTVNAYALVPFHIGEDRFAEQGAGLADRAGRLAREAVGDSGAKVAGCLPPLFGSYEPQAFDAARAPEMLAQLITAQSPHVDQWLVETTSSLEEAAAAAKALEGDARPLWISFTLRDDTVEAPLLRSGETVAAAAALAMEVGAEAILFNCSQPEVMEQAIAIANGAAQTAGSAMRVGVYANAFDDHKDDGDQGANDKITELRKDLSPESYVTWADLWAKAGASIIGGCCGIGSGHIAALKAHFHDA; translated from the coding sequence ATGACGAAAATGACCCTTCTTGATGGCGGGATGAGCCGGGAACTGGTGGCCTGCGGTGCTGAGTTGAAACAGCCCGAATGGTCGGCCGGTGCGGTGATCGACGCCCCCGAGGCCGTGGTGGCCGCACATCGCAATTTCATCAATGCAGGCGCGCAGGTGGTGACCGTCAACGCCTATGCCTTGGTGCCCTTCCACATCGGCGAAGACCGGTTTGCCGAACAGGGCGCGGGGCTTGCCGACCGGGCGGGCCGTCTGGCGCGCGAAGCTGTGGGCGACAGTGGGGCCAAGGTGGCGGGTTGTCTGCCGCCGCTCTTTGGCTCTTATGAACCGCAGGCCTTTGATGCGGCCCGCGCGCCCGAGATGCTGGCGCAGCTGATCACCGCACAATCGCCGCATGTCGATCAGTGGCTGGTTGAAACGACCTCCAGCCTTGAGGAGGCGGCAGCTGCAGCCAAGGCGCTGGAAGGCGACGCCCGGCCGCTGTGGATCTCCTTCACGCTGCGCGATGACACGGTGGAGGCCCCGCTGCTGCGGTCCGGCGAAACCGTGGCGGCGGCTGCGGCATTGGCGATGGAGGTTGGGGCTGAGGCCATTCTGTTCAACTGTTCCCAGCCAGAGGTGATGGAACAGGCCATCGCGATCGCCAATGGGGCGGCGCAGACTGCAGGATCGGCAATGCGGGTGGGCGTTTATGCCAATGCCTTTGACGATCACAAAGATGATGGCGATCAAGGCGCCAACGATAAGATCACCGAGCTGCGCAAAGACCTGAGCCCGGAAAGCTATGTCACTTGGGCGGATCTTTGGGCCAAAGCAGGCGCCAGCATCATCGGCGGCTGCTGTGGCATTGGGTCAGGCCATATCGCGGCGCTGAAGGCGCATTTTCACGACGCTTGA
- a CDS encoding DUF1330 domain-containing protein gives MLRVLLTALTLTTGAAWAEPVYLLAQSDVTDQEAFFDTYGPAAFATLQEHGATVHFGAQSYEPIEGIWSGNWTALVSFPSEDAAMRWYHSEGYQAARPLRIAASAGGRLILFRPVTAE, from the coding sequence ATGCTGAGAGTTTTACTGACCGCCCTGACCCTAACCACCGGCGCCGCCTGGGCCGAACCGGTCTATCTGCTGGCCCAAAGTGATGTGACGGATCAGGAGGCCTTCTTTGACACATATGGCCCCGCCGCCTTTGCCACCCTGCAGGAGCATGGCGCGACGGTGCATTTTGGCGCCCAGAGCTATGAGCCCATCGAAGGGATTTGGTCCGGCAACTGGACTGCGCTGGTGTCTTTCCCGTCAGAAGACGCCGCGATGCGCTGGTATCATTCAGAGGGCTATCAAGCTGCACGGCCGCTGCGGATTGCCGCCAGCGCTGGCGGGAGGTTGATCCTGTTCCGGCCTGTGACGGCGGAGTAG
- a CDS encoding ATP-dependent helicase — translation MTDYDEFDAFEGASLSQRAMAARPAPYLDELNPAQRAAVEALDGPVLMLAGAGTGKTKALTTRIVHLLNTGRAGPHEILSVTFTNKAAREMKERVGRLLGQTVEGMPWLGTFHSICVKLLRRHAELVTLELALGAGGEDPLAAAQTTAQAAAQQDDVLEDLTGQPFAPAAIPNHLKSNFTILDTDDQNRLLKQLIEAAGMDVKRWPARQLSGVIDHWKNRAWTPEQVPTSEAAAFNNRGIELYKQYQRRLIELNACDFGDLLLHVVSIFQRYPDLLEQYRRRFKYILVDEYQDTNVAQYLWLRLLAGGHKNICCVGDDDQSIYGWRGAEVGNILRFEKDFPGAEVIRLEQNYRSTSHILAAASGVIQGNSNRLGKTLWTDQGDGEKVRLIGHWDGEEEARWIGEEIEAGQKGARGVRPHGLDEVAILVRASHQMRAFEDRFLTIGLPYRVIGGPRFYERMEIRDAMAYFRVVTSPADDLAFERIVNTPKRGLGDKAQQKIQMAARQNGVPLVEGARLLLQDKGIGGKGAKELALLVDNIDRWGRLAGDEDLSHIELAEMILDESGYTTMWQNDKTPEAPGRLENLKELVKALEQFENLSGFLEHVALIMDNDSQDAEQKVSIMTLHAAKGLEFPVVFLPGWEDGLFPSQRSMDENGVKGLEEERRLAYVGITRAEEVCTISFAGNRRVYGQWQAQLPSRFIDEIPEEHVEVLTGSGYAGGGYGGGMGMGGLGGVASSIDSRVADANVYNSPGWKRMQARSHQRPVGQPKESLKTVIDLQAVSAYTLGERVFHQKFGYGSITGIEGDKLEIDFEKAGPKKVVAKFVTAANDAGGDVPF, via the coding sequence ATGACCGACTATGATGAATTCGATGCCTTCGAAGGCGCTTCGCTGTCTCAACGTGCCATGGCCGCGCGTCCCGCCCCTTACCTGGATGAGTTGAACCCGGCGCAGCGCGCCGCGGTGGAGGCGCTGGATGGTCCGGTGCTGATGCTGGCAGGCGCGGGCACCGGCAAAACCAAGGCGCTGACCACGCGGATTGTGCATCTGCTGAACACCGGCCGCGCGGGCCCGCATGAGATTCTGTCGGTCACCTTTACCAACAAGGCCGCACGCGAAATGAAAGAGCGGGTGGGCCGGCTGCTGGGCCAGACGGTGGAGGGGATGCCCTGGCTGGGCACCTTCCATTCGATCTGTGTGAAACTGCTGCGCCGCCATGCGGAACTGGTGACGCTGGAACTGGCGCTGGGCGCGGGGGGGGAGGATCCCCTGGCTGCGGCCCAGACTACGGCGCAGGCGGCGGCTCAGCAGGATGATGTGTTGGAAGATCTGACGGGCCAGCCGTTTGCCCCGGCCGCGATCCCGAACCATCTGAAAAGCAATTTCACGATTCTGGACACCGACGATCAGAACCGTCTGCTGAAACAGCTGATCGAAGCGGCGGGCATGGATGTCAAACGCTGGCCGGCGCGGCAGCTTTCGGGGGTGATTGATCACTGGAAAAACCGCGCCTGGACGCCGGAACAGGTGCCGACCTCTGAGGCGGCGGCGTTCAACAATCGGGGCATTGAGCTCTACAAACAGTATCAGCGCCGATTGATCGAGCTGAACGCCTGCGATTTCGGCGATCTGCTCTTGCATGTGGTGTCGATCTTCCAGCGCTACCCGGATCTACTGGAACAGTATCGCCGCCGCTTCAAATACATTCTGGTGGATGAGTATCAGGATACCAACGTGGCCCAGTATCTGTGGCTGCGGCTTCTGGCGGGCGGGCATAAAAACATCTGCTGTGTGGGCGATGATGACCAGTCGATCTATGGCTGGCGCGGCGCCGAAGTGGGCAATATCCTGCGGTTTGAAAAGGATTTTCCCGGCGCCGAAGTGATCCGTCTGGAACAGAACTACCGTTCAACCTCACATATTCTGGCGGCGGCCTCAGGCGTTATTCAGGGCAACTCAAACCGTTTGGGCAAAACCCTTTGGACGGATCAGGGCGACGGCGAAAAGGTGCGGCTCATCGGCCATTGGGACGGTGAGGAAGAGGCGCGCTGGATCGGAGAAGAGATTGAGGCCGGCCAAAAAGGTGCGCGCGGTGTCCGCCCACATGGGTTGGATGAGGTGGCGATCCTTGTGCGCGCCTCACATCAGATGCGCGCCTTTGAGGACCGTTTCCTGACCATCGGCTTGCCGTATCGCGTCATCGGCGGCCCACGTTTTTATGAGCGGATGGAGATCCGCGATGCCATGGCCTATTTCCGTGTGGTGACCTCACCTGCGGATGACCTGGCGTTTGAGCGGATCGTGAACACGCCCAAGCGCGGCCTTGGCGACAAGGCACAGCAGAAGATCCAGATGGCGGCGCGTCAGAACGGCGTGCCCTTGGTGGAAGGCGCCCGCCTGTTGCTGCAGGACAAGGGGATCGGTGGCAAAGGCGCCAAAGAGCTGGCGCTGCTGGTCGACAATATTGACCGCTGGGGCCGTCTGGCCGGGGATGAGGATCTGAGCCATATCGAATTGGCCGAAATGATCCTGGATGAATCCGGCTACACCACGATGTGGCAGAATGACAAAACGCCCGAGGCGCCGGGCCGTCTGGAAAACCTCAAGGAATTGGTGAAGGCGCTGGAGCAGTTTGAAAACCTCTCGGGCTTTCTGGAACACGTTGCGCTGATCATGGACAATGACAGCCAGGACGCTGAGCAGAAGGTCTCCATCATGACGCTGCATGCGGCCAAAGGGTTGGAGTTTCCGGTGGTCTTCCTGCCCGGTTGGGAAGATGGGCTGTTCCCTTCGCAGCGCTCGATGGATGAAAACGGAGTCAAGGGCCTCGAGGAAGAGCGGCGGTTGGCCTATGTGGGCATCACCCGCGCCGAAGAGGTCTGTACCATTTCCTTTGCCGGCAACCGGCGGGTCTATGGCCAGTGGCAGGCGCAGTTGCCCTCGCGCTTCATTGACGAAATCCCGGAGGAGCACGTCGAGGTGCTGACCGGATCGGGCTATGCGGGCGGTGGCTATGGCGGCGGTATGGGTATGGGGGGATTGGGCGGCGTGGCCTCCTCCATCGACAGCCGCGTGGCGGATGCCAATGTCTATAACTCACCGGGGTGGAAACGCATGCAGGCGCGCAGCCATCAGCGCCCGGTCGGCCAGCCCAAGGAAAGCCTGAAAACGGTGATCGATCTGCAGGCGGTCAGCGCCTACACCCTGGGTGAGCGAGTGTTCCACCAAAAATTCGGCTACGGCAGCATAACCGGGATCGAAGGCGACAAGCTGGAGATCGACTTTGAAAAAGCCGGGCCCAAGAAAGTGGTGGCGAAGTTTGTCACCGCGGCCAATGATGCAGGCGGCGATGTGCCGTTCTAA